The Antedon mediterranea chromosome 11, ecAntMedi1.1, whole genome shotgun sequence genome window below encodes:
- the LOC140062604 gene encoding multifunctional protein CAD-like, translating to MKGATLYLEDGSCYPGKMFGAETSSPGEVVFQTGMVGYPESLTDPSYKSQILVLTYPMIGNYGIPANDQDELGLLKWFESKKIHVAGLIVGEISAEYSHWAAVRSLSDWLKEHNIPAIHGIDTRVLTKKIREHGTMLGKIVTEGVDADSVKFYDPNVNHLVAQVSTKQPMTFNPEGKLKIVAVDCGIKNNQIRLLAKKGACVKVVPWDHPLQNEVYDGLFLSNGPGDPTQCNVTIDNLKVILNKSNPKPVFGICLGHQLVSLATGAKSYKMKYGNRGHNQPCTHNGTDRCYITTQNHGFAIDAQNLADDWSILFTNANDHTNEGIVHDVKPFFSVQFHPEHMGGPQDLQFLFDIFLDTVSAYKMSDGSLGMTVKERIQSKLEYKQVSTSKFQASKPNKVLILGSGGLSIGQAGEFDYSGSQAIKALKEEGIGSILINPNIATVQTSKGMADRVYFLPITPEYVTQVIKSERPDGILLNFGGQTGLNCGVQLKKLGVLEKYNVEVMGTPVQSIIDTEDREVFADKMAAISEKVAPSQAAYCVEQVVLAAENIGYPVLVRAAFALGGLGSGFADNKEQLLEIATGAFSHTSQVLIDKSLKGWKEVEYEVVRDAYDNCITVCNMENIDPLGIHTGESIVVAPSQTLTNIEYNMLRTTAIKVIRHLGIIGECNIQYALNPLSQEFFIIEVNARLSRSSALASKATGYPLAYVAAKLSLGIPLPQLRNTVTNETTACFEPSLDYCVVKIPRWDLNKFNRVSTKIGSSMKSVGEVMAVGRKFEEALQKALRMVNENASGFDPGDVKPSEELLSMPTDKRIYILAAALYAGYSIDRLYTLTKIDPWFLHKMKNIVDLNGRLKVFQEKELPKDLLLEAKQLGFCDRQIAKAIMSTELAVRTMRQTMGIRPYVKQIDTVAAEWPASTNYLYLTYNGSAHDLEFSGGYVMVIGSGVYRIGSSVEFDWCAVGCITELRKMGYQTIMVNFNPETVSTDYDMCDRLYFDEISFEIVMDIYEAENPEGVILSMGGQLPNNIAMALHRQQCVVLGSSPESVDNAENRFKFSRMLDNVNISQPQWKELTNLTEAKEFCDRVSYPCLIRPSYVLSGAAMAVAHTDFDLEMFLNNAVAVSKEHPVVISKFIQEAKEIDVDAVACNGKVVAVAISEHVENAGVHSGDASLVTPPQDLNQETIEKILSIVNAIGIALEVTGPYNLQLIAKDNQLKVIECNLRVSRSFPFVSKTLGYDFIAIATRVIMGEAVEPIKCLAGCGKVGVKVPQFSFSRLAGADTLLGVEMSSTGEVAGFGETRYEAYLKAMLSSGFKIPKKNILLSIGSYKWKVELLSAVKTLESMKYRLYGSMGTADFYAEHGVQVTPVDWPFEEEEEPGKRQEPQRNIASYIMDKHFDLVINLPMRNGGSRRASSFITKGYRTRRMAIDKEIPLITDVKIAKLFIEALRRVGGTPSVSTHIDCMASNRVIKLPGLIDVHVHLREPGFTHKEDFASGTAAALAGGITLVGVMPNTSPTITDQPSFLLAQKLARIGARCDYALYVGAGPNNWDELQKFAMSSCALKMYLNQTFSTLMLSDLTIWKKHFENWPRNMPICAHAEGKTTAAILFMAKMFDRSIHICHVARKEEIEMVRLAKESGMQVTCEVAPHHLFLTNEDLDVIGHGRGEVRPVLCSVEDQQTLWDNLKIIDCFATDHAPHTVEEKDSSKPPPGYPGLETMLPLLLTAVDEGRLTLEDIIQRLYTNPRRIFGFPEQKETYIEVDLDQEWTIPDHMTYTKSKWTPFAGRRVKGMVRRVVLRGEVAFVDGRVLVPTGFGKDVRSGQDVFPSTQPLTVQVPGPSPLPLPGSVPSSAPSSPRKSERFTLPPRVHRVSESGDMSGLLSPPPGPSSGGRGTFVTPTSTGSTPQGGGHYALVPAMLMPSELKNSLINKHILSAAQLTKDQLHHIFNVAHNMRLMVQRDRPLDYILKGKVMACMFYEVSTRTSCSFQAAMQRLGGNAINLNESSSSHKKGESLADTTQVMGGYCDVIVIRHPEPNAVKIAAQNCRKPVINAGDGVGEHPTQALLDVFIIREEIGTVNGLTITMVGDLKHGRTVHSLARLLTLYRVKLRYVSPKNLKMPEKVVEYVQDKGINQEEFSSLEAALPDTDVLYLTRIQRERFASVEEYEKSVGQFVLTPNIMTRAKEKMVVLHPLPRLNEISPAVDRDPRAAYFRQAECGMYVRMALLALVLGKC from the exons CAACCTATGACATTCAACCCTGAAGGTAAACTAAAAATAGTTGCAGTGGATTGTGGGATAAAAAATAACCAGATTCGTTTATTAGCAAAGAAAGGAGCATGTGTGAAAGTAGTACCGTGGGATCATCCTCTCCAAAATGAAG TGTATGATGGTCTGTTCCTTAGCAACGGCCCAGGTGATCCAACACAATGTAACGTAACCATTGACAACCTGAAAGTTATCTTGAACAAATCAAATCCTAAACCAGTCTTTGGAATCTGTTTAGGTCATCAGTTAGTGTCCTTAGCAACTGGagcaaaatcatacaaaatgaa GTATGGAAATCGTGGTCACAACCAACCCTGTACACATAACGGTACAGACCGTTGCTACATCACAACTCAAAATCATGGATTTGCTATAGATGCTCAAAACTTGGCAGATGATTGGTCAATCTTGTTTACCAATGCCAATGATCACACCAATGAGGGGATTGTTCATGATGTTAAGCCTTTCTTTAGTGTACAGTTCCATCCTGAACACATGGGAGGCCCGCAAGATCTAcagtttttatttgatattttcttGGATACAGTTTCTGCATACAAAATGAGTGATGGGTCTTTAGG CATGACTGTAAAAGAACGTATCCAGTCAAAGCTTGAATACAAACAAGTATCTACTTCAAAGTTCCAAGCTTCCAAGCCAAATAAAGTACTCATCTTGGGATCTGGTGGGTTGTCTATTGGACAGGCTGGTGAATTTGACTATTCCGGATCTCAG GCAATCAAAGCTTTAAAAGAAGAAGGCATTGGTTCAATCCTCATTAATCCAAATATTGCAACTGTCCAGACTTCTAAAGGAATGGCAGACAGGGTTTATTTTCTACCAATTACACCGGAGTATGTCACTCAG gTAATAAAAAGTGAACGACCTGATGGCATCTTACTAAATTTTGGAGGACAAACTGGTTTGAATTGTGGAGTACAACTTAAGAAATTAGGGGTTCTTGAGAAATACAATGTAGAAGTAATGGGAACACCTGTGCAGTCAATAATTGATACTGAGGATAGAGAAGTGTTTGCTGATAAGATGGCTGCCATATCTGAAAAGGTTGCTCCAAGCCAGGCAGCTTACTGTGTTGAACAG gtTGTATTAGCAGCAGAGAATATTGGATATCCTGTACTTGTGAGAGCAGCATTTGCACTTGGCGGTTTAGGGTCAGGATTTGCTGATAACAAGGAGCAGTTATTGGAGATTGCAACGGGTGCATTTTCACATACAAGCCAAGTACTTATTGATAAATCACTCAAAGGATGGAAAGAGGTTGAATATGAAGTTGTCAGGGATGCCTATGATAACTGCATTACA GTATGCAACATGGAGAATATTGATCCTTTGGGTATTCACACCGGAGAGTCCATTGTGGTTGCTCCGAGTCAAACGCTCACAAACATTGAGTACAACATGCTTCGTACAACGGCTATTAAAGTCATTCGACATCTTGGAATTATTGGCGAATGCAACATCCAATATGCGCTTAACCCTTTATCTCAAGAG TTCTTTATAATTGAGGTGAACGCTCGTTTGTCTAGAAGCTCAGCCTTAGCCAGTAAGGCCACAGGCTATCCGTTGGCGTATGTTGCTGCTAAACTTTCCCTTGGTATACCTCTACCACAATTACGTAACACTGTTACCAATGAGACTACAGCGTGCTTTGAACCTAGCTTAGATTACTGTGTGGTCAAGATTCCTCGTTGGGACTTAAATAAGTTCAACCGGGTCAGCACAAAG ATTGGTAGCTCTATGAAGAGTGTTGGTGAAGTAATGGCTGTAGGTCGCAAGTTTGAGGAAGCTTTACAGAAAGCTCTAAGAATGGTTAATGAAAATGCAAGTGGATTTGACCCTGGTGATGTCAAACCATCAGAGGAG CTACTGAGCATGCCTACGGATAAACGCATCTACATCTTAGCAGCTGCTCTCTATGCTGGATATTCCATTGATCGGCTGTACACCCTCACCAAAATAGACCCATGGTTTCTACACAAAATGAAGAACATTGTTGATTTAAATGGACGTCTTAAGGTATTCCAAGAGAAAGAGCTTCCGAAAGATCTTTTATTGGAAGCCAAACAACTTGGATTCTGTGACAGGCAAATTGCAAAGGCTATTATGAG CACCGAGTTAGCTGTCCGCACAATGCGTCAAACAATGGGAATCAGACCGTATGTAAAACAAATTGACACAGTAGCAGCTGAATGGCCAGCCAGCACCAACTACCTTTATCTGACGTATAACGGCTCAGCACATGATCTTGAATTCTCTGGAGGCTATGTTATGGTGATTGGTTCGGGTGTTTATCGTATTGGTAGCAGCGTTGAATTTGATTGGTGCGCTGTTGGCTGTATTACAGAACTCAGAAag ATGGGATATCAAACGATTATGGTGAACTTTAACCCAGAAACAGTAAGCACCGATTACGACATGTGTGACAGACTTTATTTTGATGAAATCTCATTTGAGATTGTGATGGACATCTATGAAGCGGAAAATCCAGAGGGTGTCATTTTGTCTATGGGAGGCCAGCTACCAAACAACATTGCAATGGCACTACATAGACAACAG tgtgTTGTACTTGGAAGTTCTCCAGAATCTGTTGATAATGCCGAAAATAGGTTTAAATTTTCTCGTATGTTGGACAATGTTAATATTAGCCAGCCACAGTGGAAAGAACTCACAAATTTAACT GAAGCTAAGGAGTTCTGTGACCGTGTAAGTTACCCATGTTTGATTCGTCCATCATATGTACTTAGTGGAGCTGCAATGGCGGTTGCTCACACTGATTTTGATCTTGAGATGTTTTTAAACAATGCTGTTGCTGTCTCTAAGGAACACCCAGTAGTTATTTCAAAGTTCATCCAAGAAGCCAAAGAAATTGATGTAGATGCCGTGGCCTGTAACGGCAAGGTCGTTGCCGTGGCAATATCTGAGCATGTTGAAAATGCTGGTGTACATTCTGGTGATGCCAGTTTAGTGACACCACCTCAAGATCTTAATCAAGAGACAATTGAGAAGATACTTAGTATTGTTAATGCCATTGGTATAGCCCTAGAAGTTACTGGCCCTTATAACTTGCAGCTCATAGCTAAG GACAATCAACTAAAAGTCATTGAATGTAACCTACGTGTATCTCGCTCATTCCCATTCGTTTCCAAAACACTTGGTTATGACTTTATTGCTATAGCAACCAGAGTTATTATGGGAGAAGCTGTTGAGCCAATCAAATGTCTTGCTGGTTGTGGGAAAGTTGGAGTTAAG GTGCCTCAGTTTTCTTTCTCTCGTCTAGCGGGTGCAGACACGTTACTCGGCGTTGAGATGTCGAGTACTGGTGAAGTTGCAGGGTTTGGTGAGACTCGTTATGAAGCTTACCTTAAGGCTATGCTCAGCTCTGGATTCAAAATACCAAAAAAGAACATCTTGCTATCTATAGGAAGTTACAAG tggaaGGTTGAGTTATTGAGTGCAGTAAAAACCCTAGAGAGTATGAAGTACCGTTTGTATGGCAGTATGGGAACAGCTGACTTTTATGCAGAACATGGTGttcag GTGACCCCTGTTGATTGGCCGTTTGAAGAGGAAGAGGAACCTGGTAAAAGGCAGGAACCACAACGCAATATAGCAAGTTACATTATGGATAAACACTTTGACCTTGTCATCAATCTACCAATGCGTAATGGTGGCTCACGGCGTGCCTCCTCATTCATTACTAAAGGGTATCGTACGAGGCGGATGGCCATTGATAAAGAGATTCCGCTTATCACAGACGTCAAGATTGCAAAGCTGTTTATTGAG GCTTTGCGTAGAGTAGGTGGCACTCCAAGTGTATCCACTCACATAGATTGCATGGCATCAAACCGTGTAATTAAGTTACCTGGACTTATTGATGTTCATGTTCATCTAAGAGAGCCTGGCTTTACACACAAGGAAGACTTTGCATCTGGTACCGCAGCTGCTCTAGCTGGTGGTATTACGCTTGTTGGCGTCATGCCAAACACAAGCCCTACGATTACTGATCAACCTTCATTCCTACTAGCTCAAAAG CTTGCTCGAATTGGTGCTCGTTGTGATTACGCCCTCTACGTGGGTGCTGGACCAAATAATTGGGATGAACTTCAAAAGTTTGCAATGTCCAGTTGTGCACTCAAAATGTATCTGAATCAGACATTCTCAACTTTGATGTTGTCTGACCTCACTATCTGGAAAAAG CATTTTGAGAATTGGCCACGGAACATGCCAATTTGTGCGCACGCCGAAGGGAAGACCACTGCTGCTATCTTATTCATGGCCAAGATGTTTGATCGATCCATTCACATTTGCCATGTTGCTAGGAAAGAAGAG ATTGAGATGGTCAGGTTGGCAAAAGAATCTGGCATGCAAGTGACCTGTGAGGTCGCCCCTCATCACCTGTTCCTAACAAATGAAGACCTAGATGTCATAGGTCATGGTAGAGGTGAAGTTCGACCAGTGTTGTGTTCTGTAGAAGATCAACAAACATTATGGGATAACTTGAAGATTATTGATTGCTTTGCTACTGATCATG CTCCCCATACAGTAGAAGAAAAGGACTCAAGCAAACCACCGCCAGGATATCCTGGACTAGAGACTATGCTTCCACTGCTGCTGACTGCTGTAGATGAGGGCAGGCTAACACTTGAG gATATAATCCAGCGACTGTACACGAATCCTCGTCGTATCTTTGGATTTCCAGAACAGAAAGAGACATACATTGAAGTTGACCTGGACCAAGAGTGGACCATTCCAGATCACATGACCTACACAAAAAGCAAATGGACACCATTTGCTGGACGGCGTGTCAAAGGAATGGTGCGCCGCGTTGTGTTGCGCGGTGAAGTAGCTTTTGTCGATGGAAGG GTATTGGTTCCAACTGGTTTTGGGAAAGATGTACGAAGTGGGCAAGATGTGTTCCCATCAACTCAACCACTTACAGTGCAAGTACCTGGACCATCGCCACTACCTTTACCAGGTTCAGTACCATCATCGGCGCCCTCATCGCCTCGTAAATCTGAAAGATTCACCTTGCCACCAAGAGTACATAGGGTTTCAGAATCTGGAG ATATGTCTGGATTACTGTCCCCTCCTCCTGGACCAAGCAGTGGCGGACGTGGCACATTTGTTACCCCAACGTCGACTGGCTCTACCCCTCAAGGGGGCGGGCACTATGCTTTAGTACCAGCAATGTTGATGCCAAGTGAACTTAAGAACAGTCTTATTAACAAACATATTCTTAGTGCTGCACAACTTACTAAGGACCAG CTTCACCATATTTTTAATGTTGCCCACAACATGAGGTTGATGGTACAACGAGATAGACCACTGGATTACATCTTGAAG GGTAAAGTGATGGCATGTATGTTCTATGAAGTTAGTACTCGTACGTCTTGTTCGTTCCAAGCTGCAATGCAGCGACTTGGTGGAAATGCTATCAACCTTAATGAAAGTTCATCTTCACATAAGAAAGGTGAATCACTGGCAG aTACCACCCAGGTTATGGGTGGCTACTGTGACGTGATAGTTATACGACACCCAGAACCAAACGCTGTAAAGATTGCAGCTCAAAATTGTAGGAAACCGGTAATCAATGCTGGTGATGGGGTTGGAGAACACCCTACACAGGCACTACTTGATGTATTCATCATTAGGGAGGAGATTGGTACAGTAAATGGATTGACT ATTACTATGGTAGGAGATCTGAAACATGGGCGCACTGTACATTCACTTGCTCGGTTGCTGACGCTTTACCGCGTTAAATTACGTTATGTTTCGCCAAAGAACTTGAAGATGCCCGAAAAAGTTGTAGAGTATGTACAAGACAAGGGAATAAATCAG GAAGAGTTCAGTTCCCTAGAAGCTGCATTGCCAGATACAGACGTTCTTTACTTGACTCGCATTCAGAGAGAAAGGTTTGCGTCTGTAGAAGAATATGAAAAG TCTGTAGGTCAGTTTGTGTTGACCCCTAATATAATGACCCGAGCAAAAGAAAAGATGGTGGTACTCCATCCTTTACCAAGACTTAATGAAATTAG tccTGCTGTTGACCGAGATCCAAGAGCTGCTTATTTCCGCCAAGCTGAGTGTGGCATGTATGTCAGAATGGCTCTATTGGCACTGGTCCTGGGAAAGTGCTAG